Proteins from a genomic interval of Nitrospina gracilis Nb-211:
- a CDS encoding glycoside hydrolase 100 family protein, protein MNSLARRHMTPSPIEEARQLLEDAIIYHKGRPVGTAAARDPNLASPNYADCFIRDFFPAALVFLNEGKPDIVKNFLEIVLELRNQQRQVSGHQIHPGVMPASFHIELTDDGAETLVSDFGDRAIGRVAPVDSMMWWVLLLGAYVRKTGDRELAHTPRFQSGMRQTLELFLRDTFEVFPTLLVPDGGFMIDRRMGVYGHPLEVQALFYGLLQTLLDLLPESDDTCRKLRGMAEERIKVLRTYVRIFYWLDIERLSEIHRFKTEEFGSGSVNMLNIYPESIPDWLSTWLPEEGGYLVGNLGPGRMDFRFFAQGNLLAILFGLATPEQSQSILNLYTANWDDLIGAMPIKICFPALEGVRWQMLTGSDAKNAAWSYHNGGNWPVLLWPFVAAALKSGRDDLAETAFEHACNRLPKDRWPEYYDGRMGRLIGRRANLYQTWSATGLLLANQLLEEKKGLGLFPASPESGTAEAPPEAPGPLR, encoded by the coding sequence CTGAATTCACTCGCACGAAGGCACATGACCCCCTCTCCCATCGAAGAAGCGCGGCAGTTGCTGGAAGACGCGATCATTTATCACAAGGGCCGGCCCGTGGGCACCGCCGCGGCGCGCGACCCCAACCTCGCCTCGCCCAACTACGCCGACTGCTTCATCCGCGATTTCTTTCCGGCGGCGCTGGTGTTTTTGAACGAAGGCAAGCCGGACATCGTCAAAAACTTCCTGGAGATCGTGCTGGAACTCCGCAACCAGCAGAGGCAGGTGAGTGGCCACCAGATCCACCCCGGCGTCATGCCCGCCAGCTTTCACATCGAGCTAACCGACGACGGCGCGGAGACACTGGTGTCCGACTTCGGCGACCGCGCCATCGGCCGCGTCGCGCCGGTGGATTCCATGATGTGGTGGGTGCTGTTGCTGGGCGCGTACGTGCGCAAGACCGGCGACCGCGAGCTGGCCCACACCCCCCGTTTCCAGAGCGGCATGCGGCAGACACTGGAATTATTTTTACGCGATACCTTTGAGGTGTTCCCGACGCTCCTCGTGCCCGACGGCGGCTTCATGATCGACCGCCGCATGGGTGTCTATGGCCACCCGCTGGAGGTGCAGGCGCTGTTTTACGGGCTGTTGCAGACCCTCCTCGACCTGCTCCCCGAATCCGACGACACCTGCCGCAAACTGCGCGGCATGGCGGAGGAGCGCATCAAGGTTCTGCGCACCTACGTCCGCATTTTCTACTGGCTGGACATCGAGCGGCTGAGCGAGATCCACCGTTTCAAAACCGAGGAGTTCGGTTCCGGCAGTGTGAACATGCTGAACATTTATCCCGAGTCGATCCCCGACTGGTTGAGCACCTGGCTTCCGGAAGAAGGCGGCTACCTGGTGGGCAACCTGGGTCCGGGGCGCATGGATTTCCGCTTTTTCGCGCAGGGGAACCTGCTGGCCATCCTGTTCGGCCTGGCCACGCCGGAACAATCGCAGAGCATCCTCAATCTGTACACCGCAAACTGGGACGACCTCATCGGCGCCATGCCAATCAAGATCTGCTTTCCGGCACTGGAAGGCGTGCGCTGGCAGATGCTGACCGGAAGCGACGCCAAGAATGCCGCGTGGTCGTACCACAACGGCGGCAACTGGCCGGTGCTCCTGTGGCCGTTCGTGGCAGCGGCCCTGAAATCCGGGCGCGACGATCTGGCGGAGACGGCTTTCGAGCATGCCTGCAACCGCCTGCCGAAGGACCGCTGGCCGGAGTATTACGACGGGCGCATGGGGCGGCTCATCGGCCGGCGCGCCAACCTGTACCAGACCTGGTCCGCCACCGGCCTGCTTCTCGCCAACCAGCTTCTGGAGGAGAAAAAAGGGCTGGGATTGTTCCCCGCAAGCCCGGAATCCGGCACCGCCGAGGCCCCGCCAGAGGCCCCGGGCCCCCTTCGTTGA